The following coding sequences lie in one Paracidovorax avenae genomic window:
- a CDS encoding type IV toxin-antitoxin system AbiEi family antitoxin — MHEVVMSVSSPTERQLITSFVDALRELPEVEADLDHWEPARPGDRGYDAQVDLHVAGKSYVLLIEAKKAVFPRDVRQVLWQLREASLGRSAEQGKEPFSLLVAESISPGAKEMLRSERVGYYDSGGSLYLPARGAYLYIDKPPPKTLAKSMRSLFSGRRAQVLHALLVRHDDWFGVTGLAQEAMVSPATASQVLSELERFDWLTARGQGPAKERHLREPSALLDAWAKQLATIRPPTVRRYYVPGTKTDALEARIGQVFGAHDVAYAISHEAAAQRYTPFLSNVSQVRARVLGSANADAAIGELNARPVSEGANFSVIEAKSLGELLFREQLGDLWLASPIQIYLDLLRGEGRAKEMAEHFRKERIGF, encoded by the coding sequence ATGCACGAGGTCGTCATGTCTGTGTCTAGCCCGACGGAGCGCCAGCTCATCACCAGCTTCGTGGACGCCCTGAGGGAGCTTCCCGAGGTCGAGGCGGACCTCGACCACTGGGAGCCCGCCAGGCCGGGCGACCGCGGATACGACGCACAGGTCGATCTGCACGTCGCCGGCAAGTCCTATGTGTTGTTGATCGAAGCCAAGAAAGCTGTCTTCCCGCGTGACGTCCGCCAAGTGCTATGGCAGCTTCGCGAAGCTAGCCTCGGACGATCCGCAGAGCAGGGGAAAGAGCCGTTCTCGCTCCTGGTCGCCGAATCGATCTCGCCGGGCGCGAAGGAGATGCTCAGAAGTGAACGTGTCGGCTACTACGACAGTGGCGGCAGCCTCTACCTGCCGGCCCGAGGTGCCTATCTGTACATCGACAAGCCGCCGCCCAAGACCTTGGCGAAATCGATGCGCTCGCTGTTCTCCGGAAGGCGCGCGCAGGTCCTGCACGCGCTATTGGTTCGGCATGACGACTGGTTCGGTGTCACGGGCCTGGCGCAGGAGGCGATGGTGTCACCTGCCACCGCATCGCAGGTTCTCTCCGAACTGGAGCGCTTCGACTGGCTGACGGCACGAGGGCAGGGGCCGGCGAAGGAGCGTCATCTGCGGGAGCCGTCGGCCTTGCTCGACGCTTGGGCCAAACAGCTCGCCACCATTCGGCCACCGACGGTGCGCCGGTACTACGTGCCGGGCACGAAGACTGATGCCTTGGAGGCGCGGATCGGACAGGTTTTCGGTGCGCACGATGTTGCGTATGCGATCAGCCACGAGGCCGCGGCGCAGCGCTACACCCCTTTTCTATCCAATGTGTCCCAGGTGCGCGCGCGCGTATTGGGCAGTGCAAATGCCGACGCAGCGATCGGCGAGTTGAACGCGCGGCCGGTCAGCGAAGGCGCCAACTTCAGCGTCATCGAAGCCAAGTCACTCGGCGAGTTGCTGTTTCGCGAGCAGCTCGGAGACCTGTGGCTGGCCAGCCCCATCCAGATCTACCTTGACCTATTGCGCGGCGAGGGCCGCGCCAAGGAGATGGCCGAGCACTTTCGCAAGGAAAGGATCGGCTTCTGA
- a CDS encoding antitoxin, producing the protein MAKPATLDGYSDQYTVDCERVLVTLLRGLGPWKDSVYLVGGLTPRYLVAARPPVVPAHAGTLDVDIVIDLQILADTEAYHTLEDNLKKMGFERAENDKQQKLSWRWQTRTEHGALMVLELLADAPDIAGGKVQPLPTEGTISALNIPHSSIVFDLHQVTEIQAELLGGNGVATEKIKHANLISFTCLKAFAFDQRFERKDAHDLIYCIEHAPEGMDAVAQAFREQRGGKHGAVVEDALAILRSRFASDEKTEGYRKDGPVSVAKFELGETDEAEQREARVLRQRQANDVIEQFLARIG; encoded by the coding sequence ATGGCAAAACCGGCAACGCTCGACGGCTATAGCGACCAGTACACGGTGGACTGCGAGCGCGTCCTGGTGACGTTGCTGCGTGGACTTGGGCCCTGGAAAGATTCGGTCTACTTGGTCGGTGGGCTGACGCCGCGATACCTCGTCGCGGCGCGGCCCCCGGTGGTGCCCGCGCATGCCGGCACCCTGGACGTAGACATCGTGATCGACCTGCAGATCCTCGCCGACACGGAGGCGTACCACACGCTGGAGGACAACCTGAAGAAGATGGGGTTCGAGCGGGCCGAAAACGACAAGCAGCAAAAGCTGTCCTGGCGTTGGCAGACTCGAACCGAGCACGGCGCATTGATGGTGCTGGAGTTGCTGGCCGACGCGCCGGACATCGCCGGCGGCAAGGTGCAACCGCTGCCGACCGAAGGCACGATTTCGGCGCTGAACATTCCGCATTCATCCATCGTCTTCGACCTGCACCAAGTCACCGAGATTCAGGCGGAACTGTTGGGCGGCAACGGCGTCGCCACTGAGAAGATCAAGCACGCCAACCTCATCAGCTTCACCTGCCTCAAGGCCTTCGCCTTCGATCAGCGCTTCGAGCGCAAAGACGCGCATGACTTGATTTACTGCATCGAGCATGCGCCCGAAGGCATGGATGCAGTGGCGCAAGCGTTCCGCGAACAGCGTGGCGGAAAGCACGGCGCGGTCGTCGAAGACGCGCTCGCGATCCTGCGCAGCCGGTTCGCGAGCGATGAGAAGACCGAGGGCTATCGCAAGGATGGCCCGGTGTCGGTCGCCAAGTTCGAGCTGGGTGAGACGGACGAAGCGGAGCAGCGCGAAGCAAGGGTGCTGCGGCAACGTCAAGCTAACGATGTGATCGAACAGTTCCTTGCTCGGATTGGATAG